A genome region from Candidatus Microthrix parvicella Bio17-1 includes the following:
- a CDS encoding ROK family protein has product MSARLLTTPPHLIGLDLGGTKLAGGVVTLEPDGAARLLIEERVPTPESSEALVSAMVGMVTHLIGASPHQPVSVGAGIAGHIGLDGVAVQAANTPMTVGVDLVTPLVEACSLPVRIDNDANVVALAAHRELAPTASALVAVTFGTGIGGGLVVGGELWRGAAGLAGEPGHMIVAAGGPKCRCGQRGCWEAVASGNALGAAARRAVAAGGAPLLAARATAAGRLEGREVTEGVKAGDDDARRVWHEWTGWVAVGLANLIQVIDPDVIVLGGGVSAMGDLLLDSVRDHLQDMALALDARRLSLVCAPGGPAAGVVGAALAGWTGC; this is encoded by the coding sequence GTGAGCGCTCGCCTGCTGACCACTCCTCCGCACCTGATCGGTCTTGATCTCGGAGGCACGAAGCTGGCGGGCGGGGTGGTCACGCTGGAGCCGGACGGAGCGGCAAGGTTGCTGATCGAGGAGCGGGTGCCAACCCCCGAGTCCAGCGAAGCGTTGGTGTCGGCAATGGTTGGAATGGTCACTCATCTCATCGGGGCCTCACCTCATCAGCCGGTCTCGGTGGGTGCTGGAATCGCCGGCCACATCGGTCTTGACGGTGTGGCGGTGCAGGCTGCCAACACCCCGATGACGGTTGGAGTCGACCTGGTGACCCCCCTGGTGGAGGCGTGCTCCCTTCCCGTACGAATCGACAACGATGCCAACGTGGTTGCCTTGGCGGCTCATCGCGAACTGGCCCCCACAGCGTCTGCGCTGGTGGCGGTCACCTTTGGCACCGGCATCGGCGGGGGACTGGTTGTGGGCGGCGAACTGTGGCGGGGTGCGGCGGGCCTGGCGGGGGAGCCGGGCCACATGATCGTTGCCGCGGGCGGACCGAAATGTCGCTGTGGTCAACGAGGGTGCTGGGAGGCGGTTGCGTCGGGCAATGCGCTGGGAGCGGCGGCGCGTCGGGCCGTGGCCGCTGGAGGCGCCCCGCTCCTGGCGGCCCGTGCAACGGCCGCGGGACGGTTGGAGGGCCGCGAGGTTACGGAGGGGGTGAAGGCGGGCGACGATGACGCCCGACGTGTGTGGCATGAGTGGACGGGGTGGGTGGCGGTCGGCTTGGCCAACTTGATTCAGGTGATCGACCCGGACGTGATCGTCTTGGGCGGCGGTGTGTCGGCCATGGGCGACCTGTTGCTCGACTCGGTGCGGGATCACCTCCAAGATATGGCGCTTGCGTTGGATGCCCGTCGGCTGAGCCTGGTGTGTGCCCCCGGCGGCCCCGCGGCCGGGGTGGTGGGTGCGGCCTTGGCCGGATGGACCGGCTGCTGA
- a CDS encoding ArsA family ATPase has protein sequence MSATDTRVILFMGKGGVGKTTIAAGSALLAAEAGERVAVTSTDPAHSLGDALGRSIGSSPMQITPGCHAQQLSGRERLEDSWNEVGGWLRRAFAWAGLDELEAQELTLLPGLEELFALAEVAALAASGRFDTVMVDCAPTAETLRLLTLPEVLGFYLDRFDSQRSLRKTAGDALRRLGDLPIADAQLARATRRLTDELAAVNSLLSADQTSVRLVLTPDRVVIAEARRTQTALSLHGFNTDAVIVNRLLPDGLTDQFTKDWRTAQLARLSDVRSGFGGVDTLVAEMAASEPIGPDALVSLSRGLYEDRAPSAVLGRSQAMVVLTGAEGPELHLPLPQADKAQVDLWAGDGEVHLTVGDHHRNLVLPGALAALEVAGASFVDDVLVVRFR, from the coding sequence ATGAGCGCCACCGACACCCGGGTCATTCTCTTCATGGGTAAGGGCGGCGTGGGTAAGACCACGATCGCCGCCGGTTCGGCCCTGCTGGCCGCAGAGGCGGGGGAGCGGGTGGCGGTCACCTCCACCGACCCGGCACACTCGCTGGGCGACGCGCTCGGCCGAAGCATCGGTTCGTCACCGATGCAGATCACGCCGGGGTGTCATGCCCAGCAGCTCAGTGGGCGCGAGCGGCTGGAGGATTCGTGGAACGAGGTGGGCGGGTGGTTGCGAAGAGCGTTCGCATGGGCCGGCCTCGACGAGCTTGAGGCCCAGGAGCTGACCCTGCTGCCCGGCCTGGAGGAACTCTTTGCCCTTGCCGAGGTGGCTGCCCTGGCTGCCTCCGGCCGCTTCGACACCGTCATGGTTGACTGCGCTCCCACCGCCGAGACGCTGCGCCTGCTGACGCTGCCCGAGGTGCTGGGCTTCTACCTCGACCGATTCGATTCCCAGCGATCCCTGCGCAAGACGGCCGGGGATGCGCTGCGACGCTTGGGTGATCTGCCGATCGCAGACGCACAGCTGGCCCGTGCAACCCGCCGACTCACCGATGAACTCGCAGCTGTCAACTCGCTGCTGTCGGCTGACCAGACCTCGGTGCGGCTGGTGCTGACGCCCGATCGGGTGGTGATCGCAGAGGCTCGTAGAACACAGACGGCGCTCAGCCTGCACGGCTTCAACACCGATGCGGTGATCGTGAACCGGCTCTTGCCCGACGGCCTCACGGACCAGTTCACCAAGGACTGGCGCACCGCGCAGTTGGCTCGGCTGAGCGACGTCCGATCCGGGTTCGGTGGGGTCGACACGCTGGTGGCCGAGATGGCCGCGTCGGAGCCGATCGGCCCCGACGCACTGGTGTCGTTGTCTCGCGGACTCTATGAAGATCGGGCACCGTCGGCCGTGCTGGGACGAAGCCAGGCAATGGTGGTGCTCACCGGCGCCGAAGGCCCCGAACTACACCTTCCCCTGCCTCAGGCGGACAAGGCCCAGGTGGACCTTTGGGCGGGCGACGGGGAGGTGCACCTGACGGTTGGGGACCACCACCGCAACCTGGTGCTGCCGGGCGCGCTGGCAGCCCTGGAGGTTGCAGGGGCGTCGTTCGTCGACGACGTCCTGGTGGTCAGATTCCGCTGA
- a CDS encoding glycosyltransferase family 4 protein, producing the protein MKHLLVTNDYPPKVGGIQSYLWELWRRLDPADVTVLTTPYDGADAFDATAPHRIDRTREPVLIPNPMLVGKIEALAREVDARLLVLDPALPLSLLGPLVSRRLGIPWVIVVHGAEITVPGRMPLTKAVLGRVLRSSDGIIAAGGYPLAESERAAGRALPNVVIPPGVDTSDITPLRRVERVAVRKRLGIAPETTLVFGLSRLVPRKGFDTLIEAAHVLARRGDDVAVAIAGDGRDRKRLERLAADGPGNVRLLGRVTDAERAEYYGAADLFAMLCRDRWGGLEQEGFGIVFLEAAAAGVPSLAGRSGGSHEAVEHGETGLVVDTPDDAEAVADAVGSLVADPDLLAEMGRVARERAERVFDYDVLAADLAAALERFGGVTEPAR; encoded by the coding sequence GTGAAGCATTTGTTGGTCACCAACGACTACCCCCCAAAGGTGGGTGGGATCCAGAGCTACCTGTGGGAGCTGTGGCGTCGCCTTGACCCCGCCGACGTCACCGTGCTGACGACCCCGTACGACGGGGCCGACGCGTTCGATGCCACCGCACCGCACCGCATCGACCGAACCCGCGAGCCCGTGCTGATCCCCAACCCGATGCTGGTGGGCAAAATCGAGGCGCTCGCACGCGAGGTCGACGCCCGCCTGCTGGTGCTTGACCCGGCGCTGCCGCTGTCGCTGCTGGGGCCCCTTGTCTCCCGGCGGCTTGGGATCCCGTGGGTGATCGTCGTGCACGGCGCCGAGATCACCGTGCCCGGCCGGATGCCGCTCACCAAGGCCGTGCTTGGCCGCGTGCTGCGCTCGTCCGACGGCATCATCGCTGCCGGTGGCTACCCGCTGGCCGAGTCCGAGCGGGCCGCCGGGCGTGCGCTGCCCAACGTCGTGATTCCGCCTGGCGTCGACACCTCCGACATCACCCCGTTGCGCCGCGTCGAGCGGGTGGCGGTTCGGAAACGCCTCGGGATCGCACCGGAAACCACGCTGGTGTTCGGGCTGAGCCGTCTGGTGCCGCGAAAGGGTTTCGATACCCTGATTGAGGCGGCCCACGTGCTTGCCCGTCGCGGTGATGACGTGGCGGTGGCGATCGCGGGCGACGGCCGCGACAGGAAGCGCCTGGAACGGCTGGCCGCTGATGGGCCCGGAAACGTCAGGCTGCTTGGACGAGTGACCGACGCCGAGCGGGCCGAGTACTACGGTGCCGCCGACCTGTTCGCCATGCTGTGCCGCGACCGCTGGGGGGGCTTGGAGCAGGAAGGCTTCGGCATCGTGTTCCTCGAGGCTGCCGCAGCCGGCGTGCCGTCGCTGGCAGGTCGCTCCGGCGGCAGTCACGAGGCGGTCGAGCACGGGGAGACCGGCCTGGTGGTCGACACGCCCGACGATGCTGAGGCGGTGGCCGATGCGGTGGGGTCGCTCGTCGCCGATCCGGACCTGCTGGCCGAGATGGGGCGGGTGGCTCGGGAACGCGCCGAGCGGGTGTTTGACTACGACGTGTTGGCGGCCGACCTGGCGGCGGCGCTGGAACGGTTCGGCGGCGTCACGGAGCCCGCTCGATGA
- the queG gene encoding tRNA epoxyqueuosine(34) reductase QueG: protein MSIPLNVTASPGLDRLADRLLEVGREAGLVSVGICDTQPFLEARQELFDRREAGLAGTMAFTYRNPERSTDPQRLLRNAASLVVGAVSYRQPRTDVGAIGEPTARVARYATDDYYTTLRSALERVAEELRTAGYRARVVADDNALVDRAAAVRAGLGWIGRNTGLITPEEGGEVVLGSVVTDAELPGRGTPVEDGCGSCRACEPACPTGALANGRLDARKCLAWLVQAPGEFPREHRAALGDRLYGCDECTVVCPPSRVAARRHGDGPLGDDPGPTVVVLDLLGLDDEEVLERYGRWYLPGRDPDALRRNALVILGNTGHVGRDPRNGGHSVDSEVEAALVRYLGGESELLAGHAAWAALALGRDDLVRPHRHRSAVAAELASFQPSEQQPSQQSPGIDQTGAS from the coding sequence GTGAGCATCCCGCTCAACGTCACGGCGAGCCCGGGCCTGGACCGGCTGGCCGATCGTCTGCTCGAGGTTGGCCGTGAGGCTGGGCTGGTGTCGGTGGGCATCTGTGACACCCAGCCGTTTCTTGAAGCTCGGCAGGAGTTGTTCGACCGGCGGGAGGCGGGGCTGGCGGGCACGATGGCGTTCACCTACCGCAACCCCGAGCGCTCCACCGATCCGCAGCGGCTGCTGCGCAACGCCGCCAGCCTGGTGGTGGGCGCGGTGTCCTATCGGCAGCCGCGAACCGACGTTGGTGCGATCGGTGAGCCAACGGCGCGGGTGGCCCGGTACGCCACCGATGACTACTACACCACCCTGCGCTCGGCTCTGGAGCGGGTGGCCGAGGAGTTGCGGACCGCCGGGTATCGGGCGCGGGTCGTCGCCGACGACAACGCGCTGGTGGATCGTGCTGCCGCGGTGCGGGCCGGCTTGGGCTGGATCGGTCGCAACACCGGTCTGATCACCCCGGAGGAGGGTGGCGAGGTGGTGTTGGGGTCGGTTGTCACCGATGCTGAGCTGCCGGGGCGCGGCACGCCGGTGGAGGATGGTTGTGGCTCGTGTCGGGCCTGCGAACCGGCCTGTCCCACCGGCGCGTTGGCCAACGGCCGACTTGACGCCCGCAAGTGTCTGGCCTGGTTGGTGCAGGCACCGGGTGAGTTTCCTCGTGAGCATCGGGCTGCGCTCGGCGACCGCCTGTATGGCTGCGACGAATGCACCGTGGTGTGCCCGCCCAGCCGGGTGGCCGCACGACGCCATGGCGACGGTCCACTCGGCGACGACCCCGGGCCCACCGTGGTGGTGCTGGACCTGCTCGGCCTCGACGACGAGGAGGTGCTCGAGCGCTACGGCCGCTGGTACCTGCCCGGGCGAGACCCCGACGCGCTGCGTCGCAACGCGTTGGTGATCCTTGGTAACACCGGTCACGTCGGTCGGGACCCCCGGAACGGGGGACACTCTGTTGACTCCGAGGTGGAGGCCGCCCTGGTTCGCTATCTGGGCGGTGAGTCGGAACTTCTGGCCGGTCACGCCGCCTGGGCGGCGCTGGCGCTCGGCCGCGACGATCTGGTGCGGCCTCACCGACATCGAAGCGCCGTCGCCGCCGAACTGGCGTCATTCCAGCCATCCGAGCAGCAGCCATCCCAGCAGTCGCCGGGCATCGATCAGACTGGGGCATCGTGA
- a CDS encoding NYN domain-containing protein, which produces MSPGPSSEDRVVRPALEAALAVAEAGMNEDPQRRPPRGLQAVLGFHKRPSTALTAVKRVLDRDDEFRELVAERTDTTALSSAAEAFLRRDEGWRDVVTQAARVLEDAAADDRERDAERSAVELAAELRTRAEVAEAARTAGEAELKRLGDVERRLADAMTRSAELASANEALFEERRRAVRELADERRRLGERTAEVRELRLALAEAERLSDVASQRGNDQSAGTPPDDPAADLEQQRERADHAEAVGRSTAQEVQRLALEMAALAEHLNPDSAGKPAAAASDDAAATDNAAASDDAVGRPADAGARRSPGASPRRRPVRVGRGLREGTTAATRALLETPGLVMWVDGYNVTMALWGDLALPAQREALVRSLSGVATACGTHIRVVFDGDTGGAPAVTAPLRVRVTFTEAGVEADDDIIDEVAATDPSIPVAVMSADRRVRDGVSACGANLLSPNDLRDLLSGARPSGAGS; this is translated from the coding sequence ATGAGCCCCGGCCCGTCGTCCGAGGACCGGGTGGTGCGCCCTGCGCTGGAGGCTGCGCTGGCCGTGGCCGAGGCGGGGATGAACGAGGACCCTCAGCGACGACCGCCGCGAGGCCTTCAGGCGGTGCTGGGGTTTCACAAGCGGCCGAGCACCGCCCTGACGGCGGTGAAACGGGTCTTGGACCGCGACGACGAGTTTCGTGAGCTGGTCGCCGAACGCACCGATACCACTGCGCTGAGTTCGGCCGCCGAGGCGTTTTTGCGACGTGACGAAGGTTGGCGCGACGTGGTGACACAAGCTGCACGAGTCCTCGAGGATGCCGCTGCCGACGATCGGGAACGGGATGCCGAGCGTTCGGCGGTGGAGTTGGCGGCCGAGCTGCGGACACGGGCGGAGGTGGCGGAGGCCGCTCGCACGGCCGGCGAAGCCGAGTTGAAACGCCTGGGTGATGTGGAACGTCGGCTGGCCGACGCCATGACCCGCTCGGCGGAGTTGGCGTCGGCCAACGAGGCGTTGTTTGAGGAACGTCGGCGGGCGGTTCGGGAACTGGCCGATGAGCGTCGACGGTTGGGGGAACGCACCGCCGAGGTTCGGGAACTGAGACTCGCGCTTGCCGAGGCGGAGCGCCTGTCCGACGTCGCTTCGCAGCGTGGAAACGACCAATCCGCCGGCACGCCGCCGGACGATCCAGCGGCCGACCTGGAGCAGCAGCGAGAGCGGGCCGATCACGCCGAAGCGGTAGGCAGATCGACCGCCCAGGAGGTGCAACGGCTGGCGCTGGAGATGGCCGCGCTTGCCGAGCATCTGAATCCAGACTCGGCGGGCAAGCCGGCCGCTGCCGCTTCGGACGACGCTGCCGCCACGGACAACGCTGCCGCTTCGGACGACGCTGTTGGAAGACCGGCCGATGCCGGGGCTCGCCGGTCGCCGGGCGCATCGCCCCGTCGGCGGCCGGTACGGGTGGGACGCGGCCTGAGGGAGGGCACGACGGCCGCCACTCGTGCGTTGCTCGAAACGCCGGGACTGGTGATGTGGGTCGACGGGTACAACGTGACGATGGCGCTCTGGGGCGACCTGGCCCTTCCGGCCCAGCGAGAGGCACTCGTTCGATCGCTCAGCGGCGTGGCGACAGCATGTGGCACCCACATTCGGGTGGTTTTCGACGGTGACACCGGTGGCGCGCCGGCGGTGACCGCACCGCTTCGCGTTCGGGTGACGTTTACCGAGGCCGGCGTTGAGGCCGATGACGACATCATCGACGAGGTCGCCGCAACCGACCCGTCGATTCCGGTGGCGGTGATGAGTGCCGACCGGCGGGTCCGCGACGGCGTGTCCGCCTGCGGCGCCAACCTGCTGAGCCCCAACGACCTGCGGGACCTTCTGTCGGGTGCCCGCCCCTCCGGCGCAGGATCGTGA
- a CDS encoding DEDD exonuclease domain-containing protein translates to MTSPHTTASVRPPVQTSLDDLGTPLADVTFCVVDLETTGGRPGVDLITEVGAVKVRGGACLGTFQTLVNPGRAIPTNITVLTGITDAHVVRAPRIEAVLPSLQEFLGEAILVGHNLRFDRSFLDAALTAGGREPLTNRGVDTLALARRLLRAEVPDCKLGTLARAMRLNHQPSHRALDDALATADLLHVELDRAAAWGVTGLDDLMAMPKMGGHPQARKLAFTERLPRSPGVYLMRNAQGRVIYVGKATNLRSRVRSYFSTDTRRKVGRLLEECARIDHRRTPSTLEAAVLEIRLIQALDPHYNRQGRPGKGGCWLTLTDEAYPRLTLARTPPATGAALGPLPSRKVGQLIAEAVGDAVPLRRCTTRLSARGGPRREGPCTAAQLGVTACPCSGDVDDVRYAAAVNQATSALTGEHRLVASPLTGRMERLSAEERFEEAAATRDRLAAYASALRRSQRCDTLRAPALIRLVTPDGSVVELNHGVAVRWCDPDGSWRVAEAGPEIGSPDQPLTKAMADELVTVASWVDRYGAACRIEHVEGTWASPWPPPPTVAPRRTASMHPARGVADRRGRSATAPSRMPRMGLG, encoded by the coding sequence ATGACGTCGCCGCACACCACCGCCAGCGTCAGGCCGCCCGTCCAAACGTCCCTGGACGACCTGGGCACGCCGTTGGCCGACGTCACGTTCTGTGTCGTCGACCTGGAGACCACCGGGGGAAGGCCGGGGGTTGACCTCATCACCGAGGTGGGGGCGGTCAAGGTGCGCGGTGGAGCCTGTTTGGGCACCTTCCAGACGCTGGTGAACCCGGGTCGGGCCATTCCCACCAACATCACCGTGCTCACCGGCATCACCGACGCGCACGTGGTGCGCGCACCCCGCATCGAGGCGGTGCTGCCATCGCTCCAGGAGTTCCTTGGCGAAGCGATCCTGGTTGGCCACAACCTGCGCTTCGACCGCAGCTTTCTCGACGCCGCCCTGACCGCCGGCGGGCGCGAACCGCTGACCAACCGTGGCGTCGACACGCTGGCGTTGGCCCGTCGGCTACTCCGCGCCGAGGTGCCCGACTGCAAGCTGGGCACGCTGGCCAGGGCGATGCGCCTTAACCATCAGCCCTCCCACCGGGCGCTCGACGATGCACTGGCCACCGCCGATCTGTTGCACGTCGAACTCGATCGGGCCGCGGCGTGGGGGGTGACCGGCCTGGACGACCTCATGGCCATGCCCAAAATGGGGGGCCATCCGCAGGCCCGGAAGCTGGCGTTTACCGAAAGGTTGCCCCGCTCCCCAGGCGTGTATCTGATGCGCAACGCCCAGGGCCGTGTCATCTACGTGGGCAAGGCCACCAACCTGCGCTCGCGGGTGCGCAGCTACTTCTCCACCGACACCCGCCGCAAGGTCGGTCGCCTGCTGGAGGAGTGCGCCCGCATCGATCACCGGCGAACGCCCTCCACACTCGAGGCCGCAGTTCTGGAGATTCGGCTGATTCAGGCACTCGATCCCCACTACAACCGCCAGGGGCGACCCGGCAAGGGCGGCTGCTGGTTGACCCTGACCGATGAGGCCTACCCTCGCCTCACGCTGGCCCGAACCCCGCCCGCCACCGGCGCGGCGCTCGGGCCGCTGCCCTCTCGCAAGGTCGGGCAACTCATTGCAGAGGCGGTCGGCGACGCCGTACCCCTCCGCCGGTGCACCACTCGACTGTCCGCCCGTGGCGGGCCGCGGAGAGAAGGCCCCTGCACAGCCGCGCAGTTGGGGGTCACCGCCTGCCCCTGCTCCGGCGATGTCGACGACGTTCGGTATGCGGCCGCGGTCAACCAGGCCACATCGGCATTGACGGGCGAGCACCGCCTGGTGGCCTCCCCTCTGACCGGACGGATGGAACGACTATCCGCAGAGGAACGCTTTGAGGAGGCGGCCGCCACCCGCGACCGTCTCGCGGCCTACGCCTCGGCCCTGCGCCGGTCTCAGCGTTGCGACACCCTGCGGGCACCAGCGCTTATTCGGCTGGTCACCCCGGATGGGTCCGTCGTCGAACTGAACCACGGGGTGGCGGTGCGCTGGTGCGACCCCGACGGTTCCTGGCGGGTCGCCGAGGCCGGCCCCGAGATCGGCTCGCCCGACCAGCCGCTCACCAAGGCCATGGCCGACGAGTTGGTCACGGTGGCGTCATGGGTAGACCGCTACGGTGCGGCCTGCCGCATCGAGCATGTCGAGGGCACCTGGGCCTCACCGTGGCCGCCGCCCCCGACCGTTGCGCCACGCCGAACTGCTTCCATGCACCCGGCTCGAGGTGTGGCTGATCGCCGGGGCCGTTCGGCGACGGCGCCATCGCGGATGCCACGCATGGGCCTAGGCTGA
- a CDS encoding ectoine synthase: MIVRNLTDLENTERDVRAETWRSRRLLLADDKMGFSLHDTVLYAGTETTMEYRNHFEAVYCIEGKATIENHATGEVHEITPGVMYALDQHDRHIVRVIEDFRVVCAFNPPCTGAETHDENGVYPLLTVD, encoded by the coding sequence ATGATCGTGCGCAACCTCACCGACCTGGAGAACACCGAGCGCGACGTTCGGGCCGAGACCTGGCGGTCGCGCCGCCTGTTGCTCGCCGACGACAAGATGGGCTTCTCGCTGCACGACACGGTGCTCTATGCCGGCACCGAAACGACAATGGAGTACCGGAACCACTTCGAGGCGGTGTACTGCATCGAGGGCAAGGCAACGATCGAGAACCACGCCACCGGCGAGGTGCACGAGATCACCCCCGGGGTGATGTACGCCCTCGATCAGCACGACCGCCACATCGTGCGGGTGATCGAGGACTTTCGGGTGGTGTGTGCCTTCAACCCCCCGTGCACCGGCGCCGAGACCCACGACGAGAACGGCGTCTACCCCCTGCTGACCGTCGACTGA
- a CDS encoding phytanoyl-CoA dioxygenase family protein, protein MLGGDVYLHQSRVNLKRGGGKTFPWHSDFETWHVEDGMPAMRAVSASVALTENRAWNGPLLLIAGSHRWFLSFPGRTPDDNHRTSLKRQTYGVPQNDDLAWLTDRGRLDVFEGDPGSVVFFDCNVMHGSPDNITPAPRTNAFFCYNAVDNALVEPFGGTEPRPNHIASREFSAV, encoded by the coding sequence TTGCTCGGCGGCGACGTCTACCTGCACCAGAGCCGCGTCAACCTCAAGCGGGGCGGCGGCAAGACGTTCCCCTGGCACTCCGACTTCGAGACCTGGCACGTCGAGGACGGCATGCCGGCCATGCGGGCCGTCAGCGCATCGGTCGCCCTCACCGAGAACCGGGCGTGGAACGGGCCGCTGCTGCTGATCGCCGGCTCACACAGGTGGTTTCTGTCGTTTCCGGGACGGACGCCGGACGACAACCACCGCACGTCGCTGAAACGCCAGACGTACGGGGTGCCGCAGAACGACGACCTGGCATGGCTCACCGACCGCGGCCGTCTGGACGTGTTCGAGGGCGACCCCGGTTCGGTCGTGTTCTTCGACTGCAACGTGATGCACGGCTCTCCGGACAACATCACCCCGGCCCCGCGCACCAACGCGTTCTTCTGTTACAACGCCGTCGACAACGCGCTCGTCGAGCCCTTCGGCGGCACCGAGCCCCGCCCGAACCACATCGCCTCTCGGGAGTTCTCGGCGGTGTAG
- a CDS encoding FUSC family protein, with protein MIRSGAVTWNWRFAGYGAALGLVAVIVVFSGEVLTGTYLMIGSIAAAIVGLAPERKARRPVIIVGVLFGVSILLGSILALWVPLAVVGMFVVGYLAAQLAARKPAGVVALSVILPLTAIGLTYHGIANSAKVAGLMILGAIGSYAWAMVLPKYEGEVPQPPQLTPPEAKHYGLVLGVAGALSTLVAFALDVDYVGWLVGSTLLVIRPTWDLLSARGIGRMVSVLVGGTAAALLLLADLPTPAIAIVLWLVLVTMAATSASRWYVTPAFTSFLILWALLYGQAERNGVKVKLDERVVDTVIGVAVAYLVSGAFLLLGRVAANRPHDEARVAS; from the coding sequence GTGATCCGAAGCGGCGCCGTCACGTGGAACTGGCGGTTCGCCGGTTATGGAGCGGCGTTGGGCCTGGTGGCCGTCATCGTGGTCTTCTCCGGTGAGGTGCTCACCGGCACGTACCTGATGATCGGCTCCATTGCTGCTGCGATCGTCGGGCTTGCGCCAGAACGCAAGGCGAGACGACCGGTCATCATCGTTGGGGTCCTCTTCGGAGTTTCCATCCTCCTCGGCTCGATCCTGGCGCTCTGGGTACCACTCGCCGTCGTCGGCATGTTCGTCGTTGGGTACCTGGCAGCCCAGCTTGCGGCGCGCAAGCCGGCCGGTGTCGTAGCCCTCAGCGTGATCCTGCCGCTGACGGCGATCGGACTGACCTACCACGGGATCGCAAACTCGGCGAAGGTCGCCGGCCTCATGATTCTGGGAGCGATCGGTTCGTACGCCTGGGCCATGGTTCTGCCCAAGTACGAAGGCGAAGTGCCTCAACCGCCACAGCTGACACCGCCTGAGGCCAAGCACTACGGCCTCGTCCTCGGGGTTGCGGGGGCGCTGTCGACGCTGGTCGCCTTCGCGCTCGATGTCGACTACGTCGGCTGGCTGGTGGGGTCGACCCTGTTGGTGATCAGGCCAACGTGGGACCTGCTGAGCGCCCGCGGCATTGGTCGTATGGTCTCCGTGCTCGTAGGAGGTACGGCCGCGGCCCTCCTCCTCCTTGCGGACCTGCCCACTCCGGCGATCGCCATCGTCCTCTGGTTAGTGCTCGTGACGATGGCGGCGACGTCGGCAAGCCGCTGGTACGTCACGCCGGCATTCACGTCGTTTTTGATCCTGTGGGCGCTGCTCTACGGCCAAGCCGAACGCAACGGCGTGAAGGTCAAGCTCGACGAGCGGGTCGTGGACACGGTGATCGGGGTGGCGGTGGCGTATTTGGTGTCCGGGGCCTTTTTACTGCTGGGGCGTGTCGCTGCAAACCGGCCTCACGACGAGGCCCGAGTCGCATCATGA
- a CDS encoding phospholipid scramblase-related protein — MTAQSPAGWHADPLGRHELRYWNGGQWSEHVSTSGRQAIDPPVQPQPRPVGKQGRRVTKQLRKMGLSASGQPGGGTLFTERVLVFNQNAKLLEVNAEYTIYSQGGTEVGSVREVGRTFMSKTSGPTRNRQSHTFEVVDTHGKVLFRLNRPAKILRSKMSVFGEDGEAIGQIAQKTLDLAGFRGFSTKFTLESHGDPVGSMISDGQEGWECVIHDPAGNQVAQITRSWAGMTKEVFTKADNYVLQFRRPLEEPLRSLVIAGAVAFDTAFRQK; from the coding sequence ATGACAGCGCAGTCTCCTGCCGGCTGGCACGCCGACCCATTGGGGCGCCATGAACTTCGATACTGGAATGGCGGTCAGTGGTCGGAGCACGTGTCAACCAGTGGGCGGCAGGCGATCGACCCTCCTGTTCAACCACAACCCCGCCCGGTCGGTAAGCAGGGCCGCAGGGTTACTAAGCAACTGCGGAAAATGGGCCTCTCGGCCAGTGGGCAACCTGGGGGCGGCACGTTGTTCACGGAGCGGGTGCTGGTCTTCAACCAAAACGCCAAGCTCCTCGAGGTCAACGCTGAGTACACCATCTACAGCCAAGGCGGCACGGAAGTCGGCTCTGTTCGCGAAGTTGGACGGACGTTCATGAGTAAGACATCAGGACCCACTCGTAACCGGCAATCGCATACCTTCGAGGTCGTCGACACGCACGGCAAGGTGCTCTTTCGTCTGAACCGTCCGGCGAAGATTCTCAGGTCAAAGATGTCGGTTTTCGGTGAAGACGGCGAGGCCATCGGCCAGATCGCCCAGAAGACGCTTGATCTCGCTGGATTCCGGGGCTTCAGCACGAAATTCACCCTTGAGTCCCACGGCGATCCGGTGGGTTCGATGATCTCTGACGGCCAGGAGGGCTGGGAATGTGTCATCCATGACCCAGCCGGCAACCAGGTTGCGCAGATCACACGGTCCTGGGCGGGCATGACGAAGGAGGTGTTCACCAAGGCCGACAACTACGTATTGCAATTCCGTCGGCCACTCGAGGAACCCCTGCGCTCCCTCGTGATCGCCGGCGCCGTTGCCTTCGACACAGCCTTCAGGCAGAAATAG